One genomic region from Candidatus Methylomirabilota bacterium encodes:
- a CDS encoding tetratricopeptide repeat protein, with protein sequence MASTSCASWYSRRGWPAKFLAWLLVISLLAGCASSQVPPMGYQGKPYRPEPDEKQLWSDAEKEEEKLAKLGKVWDDPLLEEYLSGVAAKLVPEEARQAGAPAVRIAVVRDPTLNAFAMPNGKVYLHTGLLSRLENESQLAMILGHELTHVTNRHALRFNRDARNKQIFFTMAGIAAALGVAVAPGQQQGQGNYVSPEVLRASSNVFLGLGLQLAFIAAVNGYGRDLEREADREGLERMVAAGYDPREAPRVFELLKNDHGDGRRLENFFFGNHPRLDERITSTRELLKTLPAPAGTTSALALSAEDFTLRTRTVVRENAALDIRAGRFGLAKAQLDRVLPLAPKDPTTHLYFGDLYRLQAQRAKNPADKPLLLSQAREAYERAAQLDSTFPDPFRQLGLLYYQSKDPEKAKAAFRAYLGLKPDAPDARRIKEYLVELER encoded by the coding sequence ATGGCTAGTACCTCCTGCGCGTCATGGTATAGCCGCCGGGGGTGGCCCGCCAAGTTTTTGGCCTGGCTTCTCGTCATTTCTCTGCTCGCCGGATGCGCCTCGAGCCAGGTGCCGCCCATGGGCTACCAGGGCAAACCGTACCGGCCGGAGCCTGACGAGAAGCAGCTCTGGAGCGACGCCGAGAAAGAGGAGGAAAAGCTCGCCAAGCTCGGCAAGGTCTGGGATGACCCGCTGCTCGAGGAGTATCTCTCGGGGGTGGCGGCCAAGCTGGTGCCGGAGGAGGCCAGGCAGGCGGGCGCCCCCGCCGTGCGGATCGCCGTGGTGCGCGACCCGACGCTCAATGCCTTCGCCATGCCCAACGGCAAGGTGTACCTCCATACGGGGCTGCTCAGCCGGCTCGAGAACGAATCTCAGCTGGCCATGATCCTCGGCCACGAGCTGACCCACGTGACGAACCGGCACGCCCTCAGGTTCAACCGTGACGCGCGAAACAAGCAGATCTTCTTCACCATGGCGGGGATCGCCGCCGCCCTGGGCGTGGCCGTGGCCCCCGGTCAGCAGCAGGGCCAGGGCAACTACGTGTCGCCCGAAGTCTTGCGAGCCTCCTCCAACGTCTTCCTGGGGCTGGGGCTCCAGCTCGCCTTCATCGCCGCCGTCAACGGGTACGGGCGTGACCTCGAGCGCGAGGCCGATCGCGAGGGGCTGGAGCGCATGGTGGCGGCGGGCTACGATCCGCGGGAGGCGCCGCGGGTCTTCGAGCTCCTCAAGAACGACCACGGCGACGGCCGCCGACTCGAGAATTTCTTCTTCGGCAATCACCCGCGGCTCGACGAGCGCATCACCAGTACCCGCGAGCTCCTCAAGACCCTGCCGGCCCCGGCCGGAACAACGAGCGCCCTCGCGTTGAGTGCCGAGGATTTCACGCTCCGCACCCGCACGGTGGTACGCGAGAACGCGGCCCTCGACATCCGGGCCGGGCGCTTCGGGCTCGCCAAGGCGCAGCTCGACCGGGTGCTGCCCCTGGCGCCCAAGGATCCGACCACGCACCTCTACTTCGGCGACCTCTACCGCCTGCAGGCCCAGCGCGCCAAGAATCCGGCGGACAAGCCGCTCCTGCTGAGCCAGGCTCGTGAGGCCTATGAGCGCGCGGCCCAGCTCGACTCGACCTTTCCCGATCCTTTCCGCCAGCTGGGCCTGCTCTACTACCAGAGCAAGGATCCCGAGAAGGCCAAGGCCGCGTTCCGGGCCTACCTCGGCCTCAAGCCCGACGCGCCCGATGCCCGCCGGATCAAGGAATACCTGGTCGAGCTGGAGCGATGA